Proteins encoded together in one Mercenaria mercenaria strain notata chromosome 18, MADL_Memer_1, whole genome shotgun sequence window:
- the LOC128550755 gene encoding BDNF/NT-3 growth factors receptor-like isoform X1, which translates to MAYGLTFKDPKKIIRCESDEDCPPHSSCPLRHKIEMRNICVCIHDLMPAKKDQECKEDAITEDEKAPSGVIPLTHSKFRQIPENPDYQTTSENSTQQTTLKVLTDHSDIETSFSEIAFKVLIPLAGVFLLSFIVFIILYRYFRVCRKTKRGKNSAIVKASEDIQLLDKMNVVNKNPSYFGTNADGYGKTWVILDIPVDKIRLLEVVGEGAFGQVYKGELVQQESNDTRRVAVKVLKEGVSNEARADFEREVEIMSAFDHDNILKLLGTVSTGNNDTPYMVFEYMMHGDLAELLRKNDPAMKIAETSLILQKTDLVDITIQIANGMKYLTSQHFVHRDLATRNCLVGEGFVVKISDFGMSRDIYTCDYYRIGGSRMLPVRWMSPEAVKWGRFTTDSDIWAFGVVLWEIFSYGRQPYYGHTNEEVIKFLDEGILLQRPEECPSIVYHVMLQCWKLDPKERLAFHRIHKYLTEYSKQLQRSSKSSSFDVINEYEIPL; encoded by the exons ATGGCGTATGGATTAACGTTCAAAG ATCCGAAGAAGATAATACGCTGTGAGTCCGACGAAGACTGTCCGCCCCACAGCTCGTGCCCACTTCGACATAAAATCGAGATGAGGAACATCTGTGTGTGCATACATGACCTGATGCCCGCGAAAAAAGACCAAGAGTGCAAAG AAGATGCAATAACAGAAGATGAGAAGGCCCCGTCTGGAGTAATTCCCCTTACACATTCAAAGTTCAGACAGATACCAGAAAACCCAGACTACCAAACCACATCAGAAAACTCAACACAG caaacgACTTTAAAAGTGCTGACTGACCATTCAGATATTGAAACCTCGTTTTCAGAAATTGCATTCAAAGTTCTCATACCATTAGCGGGAGTATTCTTACTAAGCTTCATCGTGTTTATCATATTGTACCGATACTTCCGGGTTTGCCGGAAGACTAAACGCGGAAAAAATAGTGCCATTGTGAAAGCTAGTGAGGATATTCAATTACTGGACAAAATGAATGTTGTGAATAAAAATCCGTCGTACTTCGGAACAAATGCGGACGGATATGGCAAAACGTGGGTAATACTTGACATTCCAGTTGATAAGATAAGGTTGTTAGAAGTTGTAGGAGAAGGAGCATTTGGTCAAGTTTACAAAG GTGAACTTGTGCAACAAGAGTCTAATGACACTAGAAGGGTAGCTGTGAAAGTGTTGAAAGAGGGCGTGTCCAATGAAGCACGTGCCGATTTTGAGCGTGAAGTAGAAATCATGAGTGCCTTTGATCATGATAATATACTCAAACTACTTGGTACAGTTTCTACAG GGAACAATGACACACCTTATATGGTGTTTGAATACATGATGCACGGTGATCTGGCAGAACTGTTGAGAAAAAACGACCCGGCCATGAAAATTGCTGAAACGTCATTGATTTTGCAGAAG ACTGACCTAGTTGACATAACAATACAGATTGCCAACGGCATGAAATATCTAACATCACAGCATTTTGTGCACCGTGACCTAGCCACGCGGAACTGCCTTGTTGGAGAAGGGTTTGTCGTGAAGATATCGGATTTTGGAATGTCACGTGATATTTATACCTGCGATTATTACAGG ATCGGCGGATCGAGAATGTTACCTGTACGGTGGATGTCGCCAGAAGCTGTTAAATGGGGACGATTCACGACAGACTCTGATATATGGGCGTTTGGAGTAGTGCTCTGGGAGATCTTCAGTTACGGACGACAACCTTACTATGGGCATACCAATGAAGAG GTCATAAAGTTTCTGGATGAAGGGATACTGCTACAGAGACCTGAAGAGTGTCCCTCGATAGTGTATCACGTGATGCTACAATGCTGGAAATTGGACCCCAAAGAACGATTGGCCTTTCATAGAATACACAAATATTTGACGGAATACAGTAAACAGTTACAGAGGTCGTCAAAATCATCTTCATTCGATGTCATAAATGAATATGAGATTCCATTGTGA
- the LOC128550755 gene encoding BDNF/NT-3 growth factors receptor-like isoform X4: protein MDVKNSQSGIELPGFNSSSYRHGYKYGKTDPKKIIRCESDEDCPPHSSCPLRHKIEMRNICVCIHDLMPAKKDQECKEDAITEDEKAPSGVIPLTHSKFRQIPENPDYQTTSENSTQQTTLKVLTDHSDIETSFSEIAFKVLIPLAGVFLLSFIVFIILYRYFRVCRKTKRGKNSAIVKASEDIQLLDKMNVVNKNPSYFGTNADGYGKTWVILDIPVDKIRLLEVVGEGAFGQVYKGELVQQESNDTRRVAVKVLKEGVSNEARADFEREVEIMSAFDHDNILKLLGTVSTGNNDTPYMVFEYMMHGDLAELLRKNDPAMKIAETSLILQKTDLVDITIQIANGMKYLTSQHFVHRDLATRNCLVGEGFVVKISDFGMSRDIYTCDYYRIGGSRMLPVRWMSPEAVKWGRFTTDSDIWAFGVVLWEIFSYGRQPYYGHTNEEVIKFLDEGILLQRPEECPSIVYHVMLQCWKLDPKERLAFHRIHKYLTEYSKQLQRSSKSSSFDVINEYEIPL from the exons ATCCGAAGAAGATAATACGCTGTGAGTCCGACGAAGACTGTCCGCCCCACAGCTCGTGCCCACTTCGACATAAAATCGAGATGAGGAACATCTGTGTGTGCATACATGACCTGATGCCCGCGAAAAAAGACCAAGAGTGCAAAG AAGATGCAATAACAGAAGATGAGAAGGCCCCGTCTGGAGTAATTCCCCTTACACATTCAAAGTTCAGACAGATACCAGAAAACCCAGACTACCAAACCACATCAGAAAACTCAACACAG caaacgACTTTAAAAGTGCTGACTGACCATTCAGATATTGAAACCTCGTTTTCAGAAATTGCATTCAAAGTTCTCATACCATTAGCGGGAGTATTCTTACTAAGCTTCATCGTGTTTATCATATTGTACCGATACTTCCGGGTTTGCCGGAAGACTAAACGCGGAAAAAATAGTGCCATTGTGAAAGCTAGTGAGGATATTCAATTACTGGACAAAATGAATGTTGTGAATAAAAATCCGTCGTACTTCGGAACAAATGCGGACGGATATGGCAAAACGTGGGTAATACTTGACATTCCAGTTGATAAGATAAGGTTGTTAGAAGTTGTAGGAGAAGGAGCATTTGGTCAAGTTTACAAAG GTGAACTTGTGCAACAAGAGTCTAATGACACTAGAAGGGTAGCTGTGAAAGTGTTGAAAGAGGGCGTGTCCAATGAAGCACGTGCCGATTTTGAGCGTGAAGTAGAAATCATGAGTGCCTTTGATCATGATAATATACTCAAACTACTTGGTACAGTTTCTACAG GGAACAATGACACACCTTATATGGTGTTTGAATACATGATGCACGGTGATCTGGCAGAACTGTTGAGAAAAAACGACCCGGCCATGAAAATTGCTGAAACGTCATTGATTTTGCAGAAG ACTGACCTAGTTGACATAACAATACAGATTGCCAACGGCATGAAATATCTAACATCACAGCATTTTGTGCACCGTGACCTAGCCACGCGGAACTGCCTTGTTGGAGAAGGGTTTGTCGTGAAGATATCGGATTTTGGAATGTCACGTGATATTTATACCTGCGATTATTACAGG ATCGGCGGATCGAGAATGTTACCTGTACGGTGGATGTCGCCAGAAGCTGTTAAATGGGGACGATTCACGACAGACTCTGATATATGGGCGTTTGGAGTAGTGCTCTGGGAGATCTTCAGTTACGGACGACAACCTTACTATGGGCATACCAATGAAGAG GTCATAAAGTTTCTGGATGAAGGGATACTGCTACAGAGACCTGAAGAGTGTCCCTCGATAGTGTATCACGTGATGCTACAATGCTGGAAATTGGACCCCAAAGAACGATTGGCCTTTCATAGAATACACAAATATTTGACGGAATACAGTAAACAGTTACAGAGGTCGTCAAAATCATCTTCATTCGATGTCATAAATGAATATGAGATTCCATTGTGA
- the LOC128550755 gene encoding BDNF/NT-3 growth factors receptor-like isoform X3: MDIPGLKNINFGNFGLTLPDNSSHASDFEYGAYDPKKIIRCESDEDCPPHSSCPLRHKIEMRNICVCIHDLMPAKKDQECKEDAITEDEKAPSGVIPLTHSKFRQIPENPDYQTTSENSTQQTTLKVLTDHSDIETSFSEIAFKVLIPLAGVFLLSFIVFIILYRYFRVCRKTKRGKNSAIVKASEDIQLLDKMNVVNKNPSYFGTNADGYGKTWVILDIPVDKIRLLEVVGEGAFGQVYKGELVQQESNDTRRVAVKVLKEGVSNEARADFEREVEIMSAFDHDNILKLLGTVSTGNNDTPYMVFEYMMHGDLAELLRKNDPAMKIAETSLILQKTDLVDITIQIANGMKYLTSQHFVHRDLATRNCLVGEGFVVKISDFGMSRDIYTCDYYRIGGSRMLPVRWMSPEAVKWGRFTTDSDIWAFGVVLWEIFSYGRQPYYGHTNEEVIKFLDEGILLQRPEECPSIVYHVMLQCWKLDPKERLAFHRIHKYLTEYSKQLQRSSKSSSFDVINEYEIPL, from the exons ATCCGAAGAAGATAATACGCTGTGAGTCCGACGAAGACTGTCCGCCCCACAGCTCGTGCCCACTTCGACATAAAATCGAGATGAGGAACATCTGTGTGTGCATACATGACCTGATGCCCGCGAAAAAAGACCAAGAGTGCAAAG AAGATGCAATAACAGAAGATGAGAAGGCCCCGTCTGGAGTAATTCCCCTTACACATTCAAAGTTCAGACAGATACCAGAAAACCCAGACTACCAAACCACATCAGAAAACTCAACACAG caaacgACTTTAAAAGTGCTGACTGACCATTCAGATATTGAAACCTCGTTTTCAGAAATTGCATTCAAAGTTCTCATACCATTAGCGGGAGTATTCTTACTAAGCTTCATCGTGTTTATCATATTGTACCGATACTTCCGGGTTTGCCGGAAGACTAAACGCGGAAAAAATAGTGCCATTGTGAAAGCTAGTGAGGATATTCAATTACTGGACAAAATGAATGTTGTGAATAAAAATCCGTCGTACTTCGGAACAAATGCGGACGGATATGGCAAAACGTGGGTAATACTTGACATTCCAGTTGATAAGATAAGGTTGTTAGAAGTTGTAGGAGAAGGAGCATTTGGTCAAGTTTACAAAG GTGAACTTGTGCAACAAGAGTCTAATGACACTAGAAGGGTAGCTGTGAAAGTGTTGAAAGAGGGCGTGTCCAATGAAGCACGTGCCGATTTTGAGCGTGAAGTAGAAATCATGAGTGCCTTTGATCATGATAATATACTCAAACTACTTGGTACAGTTTCTACAG GGAACAATGACACACCTTATATGGTGTTTGAATACATGATGCACGGTGATCTGGCAGAACTGTTGAGAAAAAACGACCCGGCCATGAAAATTGCTGAAACGTCATTGATTTTGCAGAAG ACTGACCTAGTTGACATAACAATACAGATTGCCAACGGCATGAAATATCTAACATCACAGCATTTTGTGCACCGTGACCTAGCCACGCGGAACTGCCTTGTTGGAGAAGGGTTTGTCGTGAAGATATCGGATTTTGGAATGTCACGTGATATTTATACCTGCGATTATTACAGG ATCGGCGGATCGAGAATGTTACCTGTACGGTGGATGTCGCCAGAAGCTGTTAAATGGGGACGATTCACGACAGACTCTGATATATGGGCGTTTGGAGTAGTGCTCTGGGAGATCTTCAGTTACGGACGACAACCTTACTATGGGCATACCAATGAAGAG GTCATAAAGTTTCTGGATGAAGGGATACTGCTACAGAGACCTGAAGAGTGTCCCTCGATAGTGTATCACGTGATGCTACAATGCTGGAAATTGGACCCCAAAGAACGATTGGCCTTTCATAGAATACACAAATATTTGACGGAATACAGTAAACAGTTACAGAGGTCGTCAAAATCATCTTCATTCGATGTCATAAATGAATATGAGATTCCATTGTGA
- the LOC128550755 gene encoding BDNF/NT-3 growth factors receptor-like isoform X2: MDISGLKNIDLSNFGFSLPDNNSTAFAFEYGNYDPKKIIRCESDEDCPPHSSCPLRHKIEMRNICVCIHDLMPAKKDQECKEDAITEDEKAPSGVIPLTHSKFRQIPENPDYQTTSENSTQQTTLKVLTDHSDIETSFSEIAFKVLIPLAGVFLLSFIVFIILYRYFRVCRKTKRGKNSAIVKASEDIQLLDKMNVVNKNPSYFGTNADGYGKTWVILDIPVDKIRLLEVVGEGAFGQVYKGELVQQESNDTRRVAVKVLKEGVSNEARADFEREVEIMSAFDHDNILKLLGTVSTGNNDTPYMVFEYMMHGDLAELLRKNDPAMKIAETSLILQKTDLVDITIQIANGMKYLTSQHFVHRDLATRNCLVGEGFVVKISDFGMSRDIYTCDYYRIGGSRMLPVRWMSPEAVKWGRFTTDSDIWAFGVVLWEIFSYGRQPYYGHTNEEVIKFLDEGILLQRPEECPSIVYHVMLQCWKLDPKERLAFHRIHKYLTEYSKQLQRSSKSSSFDVINEYEIPL, encoded by the exons ATCCGAAGAAGATAATACGCTGTGAGTCCGACGAAGACTGTCCGCCCCACAGCTCGTGCCCACTTCGACATAAAATCGAGATGAGGAACATCTGTGTGTGCATACATGACCTGATGCCCGCGAAAAAAGACCAAGAGTGCAAAG AAGATGCAATAACAGAAGATGAGAAGGCCCCGTCTGGAGTAATTCCCCTTACACATTCAAAGTTCAGACAGATACCAGAAAACCCAGACTACCAAACCACATCAGAAAACTCAACACAG caaacgACTTTAAAAGTGCTGACTGACCATTCAGATATTGAAACCTCGTTTTCAGAAATTGCATTCAAAGTTCTCATACCATTAGCGGGAGTATTCTTACTAAGCTTCATCGTGTTTATCATATTGTACCGATACTTCCGGGTTTGCCGGAAGACTAAACGCGGAAAAAATAGTGCCATTGTGAAAGCTAGTGAGGATATTCAATTACTGGACAAAATGAATGTTGTGAATAAAAATCCGTCGTACTTCGGAACAAATGCGGACGGATATGGCAAAACGTGGGTAATACTTGACATTCCAGTTGATAAGATAAGGTTGTTAGAAGTTGTAGGAGAAGGAGCATTTGGTCAAGTTTACAAAG GTGAACTTGTGCAACAAGAGTCTAATGACACTAGAAGGGTAGCTGTGAAAGTGTTGAAAGAGGGCGTGTCCAATGAAGCACGTGCCGATTTTGAGCGTGAAGTAGAAATCATGAGTGCCTTTGATCATGATAATATACTCAAACTACTTGGTACAGTTTCTACAG GGAACAATGACACACCTTATATGGTGTTTGAATACATGATGCACGGTGATCTGGCAGAACTGTTGAGAAAAAACGACCCGGCCATGAAAATTGCTGAAACGTCATTGATTTTGCAGAAG ACTGACCTAGTTGACATAACAATACAGATTGCCAACGGCATGAAATATCTAACATCACAGCATTTTGTGCACCGTGACCTAGCCACGCGGAACTGCCTTGTTGGAGAAGGGTTTGTCGTGAAGATATCGGATTTTGGAATGTCACGTGATATTTATACCTGCGATTATTACAGG ATCGGCGGATCGAGAATGTTACCTGTACGGTGGATGTCGCCAGAAGCTGTTAAATGGGGACGATTCACGACAGACTCTGATATATGGGCGTTTGGAGTAGTGCTCTGGGAGATCTTCAGTTACGGACGACAACCTTACTATGGGCATACCAATGAAGAG GTCATAAAGTTTCTGGATGAAGGGATACTGCTACAGAGACCTGAAGAGTGTCCCTCGATAGTGTATCACGTGATGCTACAATGCTGGAAATTGGACCCCAAAGAACGATTGGCCTTTCATAGAATACACAAATATTTGACGGAATACAGTAAACAGTTACAGAGGTCGTCAAAATCATCTTCATTCGATGTCATAAATGAATATGAGATTCCATTGTGA
- the LOC128550755 gene encoding BDNF/NT-3 growth factors receptor-like isoform X10 encodes MDKKRNHPKKIIRCESDEDCPPHSSCPLRHKIEMRNICVCIHDLMPAKKDQECKEDAITEDEKAPSGVIPLTHSKFRQIPENPDYQTTSENSTQQTTLKVLTDHSDIETSFSEIAFKVLIPLAGVFLLSFIVFIILYRYFRVCRKTKRGKNSAIVKASEDIQLLDKMNVVNKNPSYFGTNADGYGKTWVILDIPVDKIRLLEVVGEGAFGQVYKGELVQQESNDTRRVAVKVLKEGVSNEARADFEREVEIMSAFDHDNILKLLGTVSTGNNDTPYMVFEYMMHGDLAELLRKNDPAMKIAETSLILQKTDLVDITIQIANGMKYLTSQHFVHRDLATRNCLVGEGFVVKISDFGMSRDIYTCDYYRIGGSRMLPVRWMSPEAVKWGRFTTDSDIWAFGVVLWEIFSYGRQPYYGHTNEEVIKFLDEGILLQRPEECPSIVYHVMLQCWKLDPKERLAFHRIHKYLTEYSKQLQRSSKSSSFDVINEYEIPL; translated from the exons ATCCGAAGAAGATAATACGCTGTGAGTCCGACGAAGACTGTCCGCCCCACAGCTCGTGCCCACTTCGACATAAAATCGAGATGAGGAACATCTGTGTGTGCATACATGACCTGATGCCCGCGAAAAAAGACCAAGAGTGCAAAG AAGATGCAATAACAGAAGATGAGAAGGCCCCGTCTGGAGTAATTCCCCTTACACATTCAAAGTTCAGACAGATACCAGAAAACCCAGACTACCAAACCACATCAGAAAACTCAACACAG caaacgACTTTAAAAGTGCTGACTGACCATTCAGATATTGAAACCTCGTTTTCAGAAATTGCATTCAAAGTTCTCATACCATTAGCGGGAGTATTCTTACTAAGCTTCATCGTGTTTATCATATTGTACCGATACTTCCGGGTTTGCCGGAAGACTAAACGCGGAAAAAATAGTGCCATTGTGAAAGCTAGTGAGGATATTCAATTACTGGACAAAATGAATGTTGTGAATAAAAATCCGTCGTACTTCGGAACAAATGCGGACGGATATGGCAAAACGTGGGTAATACTTGACATTCCAGTTGATAAGATAAGGTTGTTAGAAGTTGTAGGAGAAGGAGCATTTGGTCAAGTTTACAAAG GTGAACTTGTGCAACAAGAGTCTAATGACACTAGAAGGGTAGCTGTGAAAGTGTTGAAAGAGGGCGTGTCCAATGAAGCACGTGCCGATTTTGAGCGTGAAGTAGAAATCATGAGTGCCTTTGATCATGATAATATACTCAAACTACTTGGTACAGTTTCTACAG GGAACAATGACACACCTTATATGGTGTTTGAATACATGATGCACGGTGATCTGGCAGAACTGTTGAGAAAAAACGACCCGGCCATGAAAATTGCTGAAACGTCATTGATTTTGCAGAAG ACTGACCTAGTTGACATAACAATACAGATTGCCAACGGCATGAAATATCTAACATCACAGCATTTTGTGCACCGTGACCTAGCCACGCGGAACTGCCTTGTTGGAGAAGGGTTTGTCGTGAAGATATCGGATTTTGGAATGTCACGTGATATTTATACCTGCGATTATTACAGG ATCGGCGGATCGAGAATGTTACCTGTACGGTGGATGTCGCCAGAAGCTGTTAAATGGGGACGATTCACGACAGACTCTGATATATGGGCGTTTGGAGTAGTGCTCTGGGAGATCTTCAGTTACGGACGACAACCTTACTATGGGCATACCAATGAAGAG GTCATAAAGTTTCTGGATGAAGGGATACTGCTACAGAGACCTGAAGAGTGTCCCTCGATAGTGTATCACGTGATGCTACAATGCTGGAAATTGGACCCCAAAGAACGATTGGCCTTTCATAGAATACACAAATATTTGACGGAATACAGTAAACAGTTACAGAGGTCGTCAAAATCATCTTCATTCGATGTCATAAATGAATATGAGATTCCATTGTGA
- the LOC128550755 gene encoding BDNF/NT-3 growth factors receptor-like isoform X6 — translation MKMDKTRKHPKKIIRCESDEDCPPHSSCPLRHKIEMRNICVCIHDLMPAKKDQECKEDAITEDEKAPSGVIPLTHSKFRQIPENPDYQTTSENSTQQTTLKVLTDHSDIETSFSEIAFKVLIPLAGVFLLSFIVFIILYRYFRVCRKTKRGKNSAIVKASEDIQLLDKMNVVNKNPSYFGTNADGYGKTWVILDIPVDKIRLLEVVGEGAFGQVYKGELVQQESNDTRRVAVKVLKEGVSNEARADFEREVEIMSAFDHDNILKLLGTVSTGNNDTPYMVFEYMMHGDLAELLRKNDPAMKIAETSLILQKTDLVDITIQIANGMKYLTSQHFVHRDLATRNCLVGEGFVVKISDFGMSRDIYTCDYYRIGGSRMLPVRWMSPEAVKWGRFTTDSDIWAFGVVLWEIFSYGRQPYYGHTNEEVIKFLDEGILLQRPEECPSIVYHVMLQCWKLDPKERLAFHRIHKYLTEYSKQLQRSSKSSSFDVINEYEIPL, via the exons ATCCGAAGAAGATAATACGCTGTGAGTCCGACGAAGACTGTCCGCCCCACAGCTCGTGCCCACTTCGACATAAAATCGAGATGAGGAACATCTGTGTGTGCATACATGACCTGATGCCCGCGAAAAAAGACCAAGAGTGCAAAG AAGATGCAATAACAGAAGATGAGAAGGCCCCGTCTGGAGTAATTCCCCTTACACATTCAAAGTTCAGACAGATACCAGAAAACCCAGACTACCAAACCACATCAGAAAACTCAACACAG caaacgACTTTAAAAGTGCTGACTGACCATTCAGATATTGAAACCTCGTTTTCAGAAATTGCATTCAAAGTTCTCATACCATTAGCGGGAGTATTCTTACTAAGCTTCATCGTGTTTATCATATTGTACCGATACTTCCGGGTTTGCCGGAAGACTAAACGCGGAAAAAATAGTGCCATTGTGAAAGCTAGTGAGGATATTCAATTACTGGACAAAATGAATGTTGTGAATAAAAATCCGTCGTACTTCGGAACAAATGCGGACGGATATGGCAAAACGTGGGTAATACTTGACATTCCAGTTGATAAGATAAGGTTGTTAGAAGTTGTAGGAGAAGGAGCATTTGGTCAAGTTTACAAAG GTGAACTTGTGCAACAAGAGTCTAATGACACTAGAAGGGTAGCTGTGAAAGTGTTGAAAGAGGGCGTGTCCAATGAAGCACGTGCCGATTTTGAGCGTGAAGTAGAAATCATGAGTGCCTTTGATCATGATAATATACTCAAACTACTTGGTACAGTTTCTACAG GGAACAATGACACACCTTATATGGTGTTTGAATACATGATGCACGGTGATCTGGCAGAACTGTTGAGAAAAAACGACCCGGCCATGAAAATTGCTGAAACGTCATTGATTTTGCAGAAG ACTGACCTAGTTGACATAACAATACAGATTGCCAACGGCATGAAATATCTAACATCACAGCATTTTGTGCACCGTGACCTAGCCACGCGGAACTGCCTTGTTGGAGAAGGGTTTGTCGTGAAGATATCGGATTTTGGAATGTCACGTGATATTTATACCTGCGATTATTACAGG ATCGGCGGATCGAGAATGTTACCTGTACGGTGGATGTCGCCAGAAGCTGTTAAATGGGGACGATTCACGACAGACTCTGATATATGGGCGTTTGGAGTAGTGCTCTGGGAGATCTTCAGTTACGGACGACAACCTTACTATGGGCATACCAATGAAGAG GTCATAAAGTTTCTGGATGAAGGGATACTGCTACAGAGACCTGAAGAGTGTCCCTCGATAGTGTATCACGTGATGCTACAATGCTGGAAATTGGACCCCAAAGAACGATTGGCCTTTCATAGAATACACAAATATTTGACGGAATACAGTAAACAGTTACAGAGGTCGTCAAAATCATCTTCATTCGATGTCATAAATGAATATGAGATTCCATTGTGA
- the LOC128550755 gene encoding BDNF/NT-3 growth factors receptor-like isoform X5 has product MDVWNSQSGIKLQGFNSSSYSHMYGNTDPKKIIRCESDEDCPPHSSCPLRHKIEMRNICVCIHDLMPAKKDQECKEDAITEDEKAPSGVIPLTHSKFRQIPENPDYQTTSENSTQQTTLKVLTDHSDIETSFSEIAFKVLIPLAGVFLLSFIVFIILYRYFRVCRKTKRGKNSAIVKASEDIQLLDKMNVVNKNPSYFGTNADGYGKTWVILDIPVDKIRLLEVVGEGAFGQVYKGELVQQESNDTRRVAVKVLKEGVSNEARADFEREVEIMSAFDHDNILKLLGTVSTGNNDTPYMVFEYMMHGDLAELLRKNDPAMKIAETSLILQKTDLVDITIQIANGMKYLTSQHFVHRDLATRNCLVGEGFVVKISDFGMSRDIYTCDYYRIGGSRMLPVRWMSPEAVKWGRFTTDSDIWAFGVVLWEIFSYGRQPYYGHTNEEVIKFLDEGILLQRPEECPSIVYHVMLQCWKLDPKERLAFHRIHKYLTEYSKQLQRSSKSSSFDVINEYEIPL; this is encoded by the exons ATCCGAAGAAGATAATACGCTGTGAGTCCGACGAAGACTGTCCGCCCCACAGCTCGTGCCCACTTCGACATAAAATCGAGATGAGGAACATCTGTGTGTGCATACATGACCTGATGCCCGCGAAAAAAGACCAAGAGTGCAAAG AAGATGCAATAACAGAAGATGAGAAGGCCCCGTCTGGAGTAATTCCCCTTACACATTCAAAGTTCAGACAGATACCAGAAAACCCAGACTACCAAACCACATCAGAAAACTCAACACAG caaacgACTTTAAAAGTGCTGACTGACCATTCAGATATTGAAACCTCGTTTTCAGAAATTGCATTCAAAGTTCTCATACCATTAGCGGGAGTATTCTTACTAAGCTTCATCGTGTTTATCATATTGTACCGATACTTCCGGGTTTGCCGGAAGACTAAACGCGGAAAAAATAGTGCCATTGTGAAAGCTAGTGAGGATATTCAATTACTGGACAAAATGAATGTTGTGAATAAAAATCCGTCGTACTTCGGAACAAATGCGGACGGATATGGCAAAACGTGGGTAATACTTGACATTCCAGTTGATAAGATAAGGTTGTTAGAAGTTGTAGGAGAAGGAGCATTTGGTCAAGTTTACAAAG GTGAACTTGTGCAACAAGAGTCTAATGACACTAGAAGGGTAGCTGTGAAAGTGTTGAAAGAGGGCGTGTCCAATGAAGCACGTGCCGATTTTGAGCGTGAAGTAGAAATCATGAGTGCCTTTGATCATGATAATATACTCAAACTACTTGGTACAGTTTCTACAG GGAACAATGACACACCTTATATGGTGTTTGAATACATGATGCACGGTGATCTGGCAGAACTGTTGAGAAAAAACGACCCGGCCATGAAAATTGCTGAAACGTCATTGATTTTGCAGAAG ACTGACCTAGTTGACATAACAATACAGATTGCCAACGGCATGAAATATCTAACATCACAGCATTTTGTGCACCGTGACCTAGCCACGCGGAACTGCCTTGTTGGAGAAGGGTTTGTCGTGAAGATATCGGATTTTGGAATGTCACGTGATATTTATACCTGCGATTATTACAGG ATCGGCGGATCGAGAATGTTACCTGTACGGTGGATGTCGCCAGAAGCTGTTAAATGGGGACGATTCACGACAGACTCTGATATATGGGCGTTTGGAGTAGTGCTCTGGGAGATCTTCAGTTACGGACGACAACCTTACTATGGGCATACCAATGAAGAG GTCATAAAGTTTCTGGATGAAGGGATACTGCTACAGAGACCTGAAGAGTGTCCCTCGATAGTGTATCACGTGATGCTACAATGCTGGAAATTGGACCCCAAAGAACGATTGGCCTTTCATAGAATACACAAATATTTGACGGAATACAGTAAACAGTTACAGAGGTCGTCAAAATCATCTTCATTCGATGTCATAAATGAATATGAGATTCCATTGTGA